One part of the Desulfonema ishimotonii genome encodes these proteins:
- a CDS encoding glycoside hydrolase family 10 protein — MRPIRFHILLLFAVLCVSGCSPRIYWDEHWLYEALINLPRAQTVRVESIPPSSLWVDGQYAGKTPLDIRLSYSFNQIRLFKNQYKETPGGKKEVLDKKERKQEMPQAVTHTLQFKAPGYHDRFQPVETPLGSAPIRVALRKKSGLSYEIECKLTVNARREHFSRIEGIISEHALSPGVRKSPDRPVENGGPDQYRQTFEIALRDADALGQMTDALFAEAEKRNFVFDVSRARTEATFSTNPTREFRAVWVSYLDWPPQHETDPARQKQAFIRLLDEFRRLNINAVIFQVRPACDAFYRSEKEPWSRLLTGTPGSDPGYDPLAFAVREAHLRGIELHAWLNPFRTRLSTKCQNSSETARNHISKIRPEWLLRFRLSGSGNCCCYEMLNPGIPQVTEYVADIASDIVRRYDVDGIHFDDTFYPYPRKNFAGIRGEDRQTYRKFRRRGQSVENWRRENINRLIHRVNTRIKKEKAHIRFGVSPFGIWRNGIPEGTVGMSACDAIYSDALAWLENKSVDYLAPQLYWKTGGQPDYNRLLSWWAGKVRAAGRHIYPGQIVYYVRTGPGERMPGKPGSAEEITRQVRINRESRGGNVLGNAFYRAIGTDKEILGPETLKAMLGKGLYATPALPPVMPWLDVSPPDPPENLQLAVLGENRYALKWTPPGNGSGLWKYAVYTAYHEDIADGKPPENAGNLIAVTGRTTLEIGPDIRLAPGDLLFVTAVSENNAESRPGRPVRLARPPIAGE, encoded by the coding sequence ATGCGCCCCATCCGATTTCACATTCTGCTGCTGTTTGCCGTCCTCTGCGTTTCCGGCTGTTCTCCGCGAATTTACTGGGATGAACACTGGCTGTATGAGGCCCTGATCAATCTGCCCCGGGCCCAGACCGTCCGGGTCGAAAGCATCCCCCCGTCCTCCCTGTGGGTTGACGGGCAGTATGCGGGCAAGACCCCGCTGGATATCCGTCTCTCCTATTCGTTCAATCAGATCCGGCTTTTCAAAAACCAGTACAAAGAGACGCCCGGCGGCAAAAAGGAGGTTCTCGATAAAAAAGAGCGGAAGCAGGAAATGCCCCAGGCCGTGACCCATACCCTCCAATTCAAAGCACCGGGGTATCATGACCGGTTTCAGCCGGTGGAAACGCCCCTGGGTTCTGCGCCGATCCGGGTGGCGTTGCGCAAGAAATCAGGCCTCAGCTATGAAATCGAGTGCAAGCTGACGGTCAACGCCCGCAGGGAACATTTTTCCCGCATTGAGGGCATCATTTCGGAACACGCCCTGTCGCCCGGTGTGCGAAAGAGCCCGGACCGGCCAGTTGAGAACGGCGGACCGGATCAGTATCGCCAGACGTTTGAGATTGCACTCCGGGATGCGGATGCGCTCGGTCAGATGACCGACGCCCTTTTTGCCGAGGCTGAAAAGCGGAACTTTGTCTTTGACGTCTCCCGGGCCAGAACCGAGGCCACCTTTTCCACCAATCCGACACGGGAATTCCGTGCGGTATGGGTCAGCTATCTCGACTGGCCGCCTCAGCATGAAACCGATCCCGCACGTCAGAAACAGGCGTTTATCCGGCTGCTCGACGAATTCAGGCGGCTCAATATCAATGCGGTGATATTTCAGGTCAGACCGGCCTGCGACGCTTTTTACCGGTCTGAAAAGGAGCCCTGGTCCCGGCTGCTGACCGGAACACCGGGAAGCGATCCGGGATATGATCCCCTGGCCTTTGCTGTCCGTGAGGCCCATCTGCGGGGCATCGAACTTCACGCCTGGCTCAACCCCTTCCGCACCCGGCTCTCCACAAAATGTCAGAACAGCTCCGAAACCGCCCGGAATCACATTTCGAAAATCCGTCCCGAATGGCTTCTCCGGTTCCGGCTTTCCGGGAGCGGCAATTGCTGCTGTTATGAGATGCTCAACCCCGGTATTCCCCAGGTGACAGAATATGTCGCGGATATTGCGTCAGATATTGTTCGGCGCTACGATGTGGACGGCATTCATTTTGACGATACGTTTTACCCCTATCCCCGGAAAAATTTTGCGGGCATCCGTGGCGAAGACCGGCAGACCTACAGAAAGTTCCGGCGACGGGGCCAGTCCGTGGAAAACTGGCGCCGTGAAAATATCAACAGGCTGATCCACCGGGTCAACACCCGCATCAAAAAGGAGAAGGCCCATATCCGTTTCGGGGTCAGCCCCTTCGGCATCTGGCGAAACGGAATCCCGGAGGGTACCGTGGGCATGAGCGCCTGTGACGCCATCTACAGCGATGCCCTGGCTTGGCTGGAAAATAAAAGCGTGGATTATCTGGCCCCGCAGCTGTACTGGAAGACCGGCGGGCAGCCCGATTACAACCGGTTGCTCTCCTGGTGGGCCGGAAAGGTCAGGGCGGCCGGACGGCATATCTATCCGGGGCAGATCGTCTATTATGTCCGCACGGGGCCGGGAGAGAGGATGCCCGGCAAGCCCGGATCGGCGGAGGAAATCACCCGGCAGGTGCGCATCAACCGGGAGAGCCGGGGCGGGAATGTGCTGGGCAATGCCTTTTACAGGGCCATTGGCACGGATAAGGAGATTCTGGGGCCGGAAACGCTAAAGGCCATGCTGGGCAAGGGGCTTTACGCCACGCCCGCGCTGCCGCCGGTCATGCCCTGGCTGGACGTATCTCCGCCGGACCCGCCTGAAAATCTGCAACTGGCCGTTCTGGGGGAAAACCGGTATGCGCTGAAATGGACTCCCCCCGGAAACGGCTCAGGCCTCTGGAAGTACGCGGTCTATACCGCTTACCATGAGGATATTGCGGACGGGAAGCCGCCGGAGAATGCCGGAAACCTGATCGCCGTGACCGGCCGGACAACGCTGGAGATCGGGCCGGACATCCGCCTTGCCCCCGGCGATCTCCTCTTTGTCACAGCCGTTTCAGAAAATAACGCCGAAAGCCGACCGGGGCGTCCGGTTCGGCTGGCACGGCCTCCGATCGCCGGGGAATGA
- a CDS encoding ABC transporter permease, which yields MLFYGKLSWVPGPGRLDVFFDGLTDPVTGVMLIDSALAGEWEIFRNAAAHLLLPSAILGYFSLAYISRMTRSFMLEQLGQEYITTARVKGMSEWRVIWVHALGNVRVPLVTVIGLSYATLLEGSVLTETVFAWPGLGFYLTQSLLSADMNAVLGGTIVVGSVFIGINLFCDGLYRLLDPRAR from the coding sequence GTGCTGTTTTACGGAAAACTCTCCTGGGTGCCGGGACCGGGGCGGCTGGACGTATTTTTCGACGGCCTCACTGACCCGGTGACCGGCGTGATGCTGATCGACAGCGCACTGGCCGGGGAATGGGAGATTTTCAGGAATGCGGCGGCCCACCTGCTGCTTCCGTCGGCTATTCTGGGATATTTCAGTCTCGCCTATATCAGCCGCATGACCCGGTCGTTCATGCTGGAACAACTCGGCCAGGAATACATCACCACCGCACGGGTCAAGGGAATGAGTGAGTGGCGGGTGATCTGGGTTCATGCGCTGGGCAACGTGCGGGTGCCCCTGGTGACGGTCATCGGCCTCAGTTACGCCACCCTGCTGGAGGGGTCGGTGCTGACCGAGACGGTCTTTGCGTGGCCCGGCCTGGGATTCTACCTGACCCAGTCCCTGCTCAGCGCTGACATGAACGCGGTGCTGGGCGGCACCATCGTGGTCGGGTCGGTCTTTATCGGCATCAACCTGTTCTGTGACGGTCTTTACAGGCTGCTCGACCCGCGGGCACGGTGA
- a CDS encoding ABC transporter permease, which translates to MVEKMSSPPLPGHQSRRNRLPGPVREILKLSASVGLTFLGLLLITFIIGRVIPIDPVLAAVGDRAPADVYERVRVELGLHLPLYQQFLLYIGKVFRGDLGVSVLTANPVTADIFRVFPATLELATVATFFGVILGVPAGVFAAVHHRKWQDQIIRVVGLFGYSVPVFWLGLVDWCCFTENSPGCRDRGGWTYFSTASLTR; encoded by the coding sequence ATGGTTGAAAAAATGTCGTCCCCCCCGCTCCCCGGCCATCAGAGCCGCCGAAACCGGCTGCCCGGACCGGTGCGGGAGATTCTGAAATTGTCCGCATCGGTCGGCCTCACCTTTCTGGGGCTGCTGCTGATCACCTTCATCATTGGCCGCGTCATCCCCATTGACCCGGTACTCGCAGCTGTGGGAGACCGCGCCCCGGCCGACGTATATGAACGGGTGAGAGTCGAACTCGGTCTTCACCTGCCCCTGTATCAGCAGTTTCTGCTCTACATAGGAAAGGTGTTCCGGGGGGATCTGGGCGTCTCCGTGCTGACTGCCAATCCGGTGACAGCGGATATCTTCCGGGTCTTCCCGGCCACACTGGAGCTGGCAACCGTGGCCACGTTTTTCGGGGTGATTCTCGGCGTGCCTGCCGGTGTTTTCGCGGCAGTGCATCATCGGAAATGGCAGGATCAGATCATCCGGGTGGTGGGCCTGTTCGGCTATTCCGTTCCGGTGTTCTGGCTCGGACTGGTGGACTGGTGCTGTTTTACGGAAAACTCTCCTGGGTGCCGGGACCGGGGCGGCTGGACGTATTTTTCGACGGCCTCACTGACCCGGTGA
- a CDS encoding ABC transporter substrate-binding protein encodes MKRLISCVVGLMLVLACAVAFAATPKDSVVIAWQIDDIITLDPAEIFEFSGAEYAGNTYDRLIGYDVEDVSKIYGQAAESWSVGEDGKTYTFRLRKGIKFASGNPLTARDAAFSLHRLILLDKSPAFILSQFGFSPENVRQKIRATDDTTLVLETDKVYAPTFLLYCLTATVGSVVDMKEVMAHEKDGDMGHAWLRTHYAGSGPFTLRQWKASEALFLDRNEHYWDGASEMKRVMIRHIAEPATQRLLLEKGDVDIARNLGPDQLDGLQGNASVEIQPAPKGGLFYLGLNQKNKILSNPKVRQALKYLVDYDGIAGSILKGSMVVHQAFLPRGFLGALAEKPFRLDVAKAKALLAEAGYPDGFSITMDTRNNFPTIDMAQSIQSTFAQAGVKLEIIPMDGKQALTKYRARNHEIYIGRWGPDYQDPHTNASTFAWNPDNADDASAKPLAWRNAWDIPKMTQKCEAAVREKDPEKRAQMYLALQKEHQEVSPFVIMFQDIEVIARRTNVRGFVLGPNFDSNFYRFITKE; translated from the coding sequence ATGAAGAGACTGATTTCATGCGTTGTGGGACTGATGCTGGTTCTGGCCTGTGCGGTTGCATTTGCCGCGACCCCGAAGGACTCGGTGGTGATCGCCTGGCAGATCGACGACATCATCACCCTGGACCCGGCTGAGATCTTTGAATTTTCCGGGGCCGAATACGCCGGGAACACCTATGACAGGCTCATCGGCTACGACGTGGAGGATGTGAGTAAAATTTACGGACAGGCGGCTGAAAGCTGGTCCGTGGGAGAGGACGGCAAGACCTACACCTTCCGGCTCCGAAAGGGGATAAAATTTGCGTCCGGCAATCCCCTGACGGCCCGCGACGCGGCCTTTTCCCTGCACCGGCTGATCCTTCTGGACAAATCGCCCGCCTTTATCCTTTCCCAGTTCGGGTTTTCCCCGGAAAATGTCAGACAGAAGATCCGGGCCACCGATGACACGACACTGGTTCTGGAAACCGATAAGGTATACGCGCCCACCTTTCTGCTCTACTGCCTCACGGCCACGGTCGGGTCGGTGGTGGATATGAAAGAGGTGATGGCGCATGAAAAAGACGGCGATATGGGCCATGCCTGGCTGCGGACTCACTATGCAGGCTCCGGTCCCTTTACCCTGCGCCAGTGGAAGGCCAGCGAGGCCCTGTTTCTGGACCGGAACGAGCATTACTGGGACGGCGCGTCCGAAATGAAGCGGGTGATGATCCGGCACATTGCGGAACCGGCCACCCAGCGGCTGCTGCTGGAAAAGGGGGATGTGGACATCGCCCGGAACCTCGGGCCGGATCAGCTTGACGGGCTTCAAGGCAATGCGTCGGTTGAGATTCAGCCTGCCCCCAAAGGCGGCCTGTTCTACCTGGGACTCAATCAGAAAAACAAGATTCTCAGCAACCCCAAGGTGCGTCAGGCCCTGAAATATCTGGTGGATTACGACGGCATTGCCGGAAGCATTCTCAAAGGCTCAATGGTCGTGCATCAGGCCTTTCTGCCCAGAGGATTTCTGGGCGCGCTGGCGGAAAAGCCGTTCAGGCTTGACGTGGCAAAAGCCAAGGCTCTGCTGGCCGAGGCAGGCTATCCCGACGGCTTTTCCATTACGATGGACACCCGGAACAATTTCCCCACCATCGACATGGCCCAGTCGATTCAGTCCACCTTTGCCCAGGCCGGCGTTAAGCTGGAGATCATCCCCATGGACGGCAAGCAGGCCCTGACCAAATACCGCGCCCGGAACCATGAGATCTATATTGGCCGCTGGGGGCCGGACTATCAGGACCCACACACCAACGCCAGCACCTTTGCGTGGAACCCCGACAACGCGGATGATGCCAGCGCCAAGCCCCTGGCCTGGCGGAATGCCTGGGATATCCCCAAAATGACGCAGAAGTGCGAGGCGGCTGTCCGGGAAAAAGATCCTGAAAAGCGGGCGCAGATGTACCTGGCGCTTCAGAAGGAACATCAGGAGGTCTCCCCCTTTGTGATCATGTTTCAGGATATCGAAGTGATCGCCCGACGAACGAACGTCAGAGGCTTTGTTCTCGGCCCGAACTTTGACAGCAATTTTTACCGCTTTATCACCAAGGAATAA
- the lpdA gene encoding dihydrolipoyl dehydrogenase has protein sequence MTQNRKFDLIVIGSGPGGYVAAVRAAQLGFTVACVEKDPRLGGVCLNAGCIPSKALLDSSEHFYQARETFAEHGILTGEIRIDLAAMMARKAKVVEDLTEQVRKLLAGNKIEIFQGIAGLSGENSVNVTTPTGGMITLEGERILLATGSTPVAVPGLAFDGQHIVSSTEALSFDTVPEHLAIVGGGYIGLELGSVWRRLGAKVTVIEMLPKIAASMDAQIIRGLTRVLKKQGLEFRLNTSVTGASVTDGKVAVTLESRGETSVLNCDKLLVAVGRKPLTNGLGLEKIGIRTDPQTGHVMVDSRYRTNVSSVYAIGDLVPGPALAHKASAEGIAAVEIMAGQPGEVNYDTIPSVVYTWPEAASVGITEQEAKARQIPYCVGAFPFSGTGRARCMGEKDGFAKLICHSETDRILGVHIFGPRAADMIAECVLAMEFGAASEDIARTVHGHPTFSEALMEAALSARKCSIYTS, from the coding sequence ATGACACAGAACAGAAAATTCGATCTGATTGTTATCGGTTCCGGCCCCGGCGGATATGTGGCGGCGGTTCGGGCGGCACAGCTTGGGTTTACGGTGGCCTGCGTGGAAAAAGACCCCCGTCTGGGCGGTGTGTGCCTCAACGCGGGCTGCATCCCCAGCAAGGCCCTGCTCGACTCCAGCGAACATTTTTATCAGGCCAGGGAGACCTTTGCCGAACACGGCATCCTCACCGGCGAAATTCGGATCGACCTTGCCGCCATGATGGCCCGCAAAGCCAAAGTGGTGGAAGATCTGACCGAACAGGTGCGCAAGCTGCTGGCGGGCAACAAGATCGAGATCTTTCAGGGCATCGCAGGCCTTTCTGGAGAAAACAGCGTGAATGTGACCACGCCCACGGGCGGCATGATCACTCTGGAGGGGGAGCGGATTCTGCTGGCCACCGGCAGCACGCCCGTTGCCGTGCCGGGTCTGGCATTTGACGGCCAGCATATTGTCAGTTCCACCGAAGCGCTCTCCTTTGACACGGTTCCCGAACATCTGGCCATTGTGGGCGGCGGCTATATCGGGCTGGAGCTGGGGTCGGTGTGGCGGCGTCTGGGCGCAAAGGTGACGGTCATCGAGATGTTGCCCAAAATCGCCGCGTCAATGGACGCGCAGATCATCCGGGGGCTTACGCGGGTTCTCAAAAAACAGGGGCTGGAATTCCGTCTGAACACCAGCGTTACGGGTGCGAGTGTGACCGACGGAAAGGTCGCGGTCACGCTGGAAAGCAGGGGAGAGACGTCAGTCCTGAACTGTGACAAACTGCTGGTGGCCGTGGGCCGGAAACCCCTGACCAACGGACTGGGACTGGAGAAAATCGGCATTCGGACCGACCCGCAGACCGGCCATGTAATGGTGGACAGCCGGTACCGCACCAATGTTTCTTCGGTGTACGCCATCGGCGACCTGGTTCCCGGTCCGGCGCTGGCGCACAAGGCATCGGCTGAGGGTATTGCCGCTGTGGAGATCATGGCCGGGCAGCCGGGTGAGGTCAACTACGACACCATTCCGTCCGTGGTTTACACCTGGCCCGAGGCGGCCAGCGTGGGGATAACCGAGCAGGAGGCCAAAGCGCGGCAGATTCCCTATTGCGTGGGGGCCTTTCCTTTTTCCGGCACGGGACGCGCCCGCTGCATGGGCGAAAAAGACGGCTTTGCCAAGCTCATCTGCCATTCCGAAACCGACCGGATTCTGGGGGTTCATATCTTCGGTCCCCGTGCGGCCGATATGATCGCCGAATGCGTTCTGGCAATGGAGTTCGGGGCGGCCTCCGAAGACATCGCCCGAACGGTCCACGGCCACCCGACCTTTTCCGAAGCCCTGATGGAGGCGGCCCTGTCCGCCCGGAAGTGTTCGATCTACACCTCGTGA
- the odhB gene encoding 2-oxoglutarate dehydrogenase complex dihydrolipoyllysine-residue succinyltransferase, which yields MELEIKVPSVGESVQEAILAQWIRQDGEVVKKDEPIFVIETDKITLEVNAEADGVLKILVQEGETVAIGAVVGAISTEGAAAQVAPAPKPEVETQAPEPSPETPSVPEPAPETPEIGGVSWDVKDFSPSVRRLVAQTDVDISKVTGTGPGGRVTKGDVLLYRESLSTAPPPPAAPTASPAPAAPSAPEEETVRKAMTPIRKRIAARLLEAKQNTAMLTTFNDIDMSRAMDIRTRYKEAFKKKHDVSLGFMSFFVKACVQALSEFPEINAFIEGDEVVYHNYHHVGIAVGSPKGLVVPVIRHADRLSFAGVEKAIVDYVAKIRENRLELADLEGATFTITNGGVFGSLLSTPILNTPQSGILGMHRIEKRPVVVADEIVIRPMMYVALSYDHRIVDGREAVTFLKRIKECVENPERLLMEV from the coding sequence ATGGAATTGGAAATCAAAGTGCCCAGTGTCGGCGAATCGGTGCAGGAGGCCATTCTGGCCCAGTGGATCCGGCAGGATGGCGAGGTGGTTAAGAAAGACGAGCCGATTTTTGTGATTGAAACCGATAAAATTACCCTGGAGGTCAACGCAGAGGCGGACGGGGTGCTGAAAATTCTGGTTCAGGAGGGGGAAACCGTGGCCATCGGCGCGGTTGTGGGGGCCATCAGCACCGAAGGCGCTGCGGCTCAGGTTGCACCGGCTCCGAAGCCGGAAGTTGAAACGCAGGCCCCCGAACCGTCTCCCGAAACCCCGTCCGTCCCGGAACCGGCCCCCGAAACCCCGGAAATCGGGGGCGTCTCCTGGGATGTGAAGGATTTTTCCCCGTCCGTCCGCCGTCTGGTGGCACAGACCGACGTCGATATCAGCAAAGTCACCGGAACCGGGCCGGGGGGCAGAGTCACCAAGGGCGACGTGCTGCTCTACCGGGAATCGCTGTCAACCGCCCCGCCTCCGCCCGCCGCGCCGACAGCCTCTCCCGCGCCTGCCGCGCCATCTGCCCCGGAAGAGGAGACGGTGCGTAAAGCCATGACGCCCATCCGCAAGCGCATTGCGGCCCGCCTGCTGGAGGCGAAACAGAACACGGCCATGCTCACCACCTTTAACGATATCGACATGAGTCGTGCCATGGACATCCGCACCCGGTACAAGGAGGCGTTCAAAAAGAAACACGATGTCTCCCTGGGCTTCATGTCCTTTTTCGTCAAGGCCTGTGTGCAGGCCCTCAGCGAGTTCCCTGAAATCAACGCCTTTATCGAGGGGGACGAGGTCGTCTACCACAACTATCACCATGTCGGCATTGCCGTGGGATCGCCCAAAGGGCTGGTGGTTCCGGTCATCCGCCATGCGGACAGACTCAGCTTTGCCGGGGTGGAAAAGGCGATTGTGGACTATGTGGCAAAGATAAGGGAAAACCGCCTGGAACTGGCCGACTTGGAGGGGGCGACCTTTACCATCACCAACGGCGGGGTGTTCGGCTCCCTTCTCAGCACCCCCATTCTCAACACGCCCCAGAGCGGCATTCTGGGAATGCACCGCATTGAAAAGCGGCCCGTGGTTGTGGCGGATGAGATCGTCATCCGGCCCATGATGTATGTGGCCCTGAGCTATGACCACCGCATTGTGGATGGCCGGGAGGCGGTCACATTTCTGAAACGGATCAAGGAGTGCGTGGAAAACCCCGAACGTTTGCTCATGGAGGTCTGA